The sequence GGGTCGCCATCGAGCGTATGCGCGACGGCGCTCATCACCGGCGCGTTCGCGCGCGTGCCGTTCTTGAAGACATCGATCTGCCGCCGCAGATAATCGGCGTGCTGTCCCGCGAGCCGCGGGAACGTGCCCGCGCCTTGGCCGTTTTGCCGGTGGCACGACGCGCACGCCGCGTATGTCACGTATGTCATGTATGTCGCCCATGTCGCCGCACATGCCGAGCCGGGCGCATAACTTATGCGTGGACGATACGCCGGCGCACCGCGTAGACTCGCCGCATCGAACCCCCGAACCACCGTGCGCGGCCTATCGCGCGGCTCGCGGCGAGACGCGCGCCCGGCGTGCGAGC is a genomic window of Burkholderia mallei ATCC 23344 containing:
- a CDS encoding c-type cytochrome, whose translation is MTYVTYAACASCHRQNGQGAGTFPRLAGQHADYLRRQIDVFKNGTRANAPVMSAVAHTLDGDPAKAVAAWLQSR